The Papilio machaon chromosome 24, ilPapMach1.1, whole genome shotgun sequence genome contains the following window.
CCGAATTGTTCAACGACGAACAACTGTATATtgcaacaataaataaaacacaaacttaaaataatacatctttgatacgaaaaaaaatatgtcaaaaagaaatatatttgtacaaagCGTATTCTAGCGGTGGATGGGTGCACAAAAGATTACATATCCTTTGTTCATCGTAAACAAAACGAATTGTGATGCAGCTTGTCGTTGGAAAAAGAAATGGAATTCTTTCGTCTATCATTTTAGTTCTAACATGTTCTTATGTTTACAACAGCTATTTACTTAAAGTaacagaacacaattttaaatgttataaattttaaattaaaaaaataaaattaattattagttcTAGAGCCAATAGCGTGTTGTAAGTGTAGgactttttatgaaaaaaaaaatattcaaaaatatactgTGATTACGGACATCTTACATAACAATGTAAGCGCTACGTAAGATTGCTCTTTTCAGAAGTAAGGCATCAAAAGAAAAGTGTTTTATGATTCTGATTTTCGTTTAAATAGCATGTATAGATAGAAGAAAGCAATACAAGAAAGATCTTTTCATGTCctcattaaacattttcagaTATCAATTCAagattacttaattattttatggtcTTTCAAGCCTGCAACCATAGACGGCGGCATAAGTGTCAGTTAGGGTAAGTGAACAGGAAGCAGCGTTGTTGTGATACTGTTGTTCTGCTACTCTTGCGTGTGGGTTTACTGCAACCTGTGGCAAAAAATCTTAGATCAGTTCACcgtttataaaactttaggTAATTTAACTGAGAGGTTAGCgcaattcaaactttatggtgGTTCGTACATTctcaaaacaaatatattatgagGGTCACATCTGCAGGTACCTGTCACCCACGCTCGCAGCTAACCATGAGCCAGCATAACATTTGAATCTTACTATACCTTAAACGTATATTGTCCAGGTTCAACGTCTGTTACATCAACCCATTGGCAGTCTATGTTGTAATGATAAACGTCAGAACAGTTCACAGATACTCCTggaaaacaaacatattatgaaaataacttGTATATAAACAGCAAGGATaatctaaaaatgttaaagctGTACATTTTGAACGATAAAGGTGCCGTTCCACTGCAATTGGAAATGAAATTACGATCTAATATTTGTGAACACAATAATGTAGTTCGTTGTTTACGTTTAATAGTTTGTTTCCAATGCCGGTACACTCGtatgaaaaagttttatcaTACCATTTATTTGGTAGTGTAAATTCAGGATTACATTTTGGATTGTATTTGCATTGTACCTTGATCTCCATAATTTTTGcatgaatattttctttcgaTACCAGGCAAGCAGGTGTTGTCTTCTAAACAAAACGATGCTTTATGACCTTCTGCTATCCTGGTACCTGCTTCATCCAGGATATCAAATGTTGCGAATACTTCCATACTGTGATAATGCCTAtagaaacataattttaaacgtactcaattttataactagatggcgttattttcaatttttatactcATGATTGgtaaaagtatttgtaaaaCTACATAATTAGTACACATGAAattgtcaaagaaaaaaaatgaacacagAAAAACAATACCTAGGTTACCATTCTCGAAACATTGGtccaaaaactaaaatattatttaaagagtATTATCTCTTTCATACATACTGAAAAAACTGAGAGgacaatgttttatacaatcgTTTTAGTAATGTAAACACACGGTcaacaaatatacatacatatgacAAAGATGCCACTGCCACAAGTGTTTAGGTAGATAAGGTCGAAACTCCGCATTGCCGATGTTTAACGATGACGCCGTGAATCTAAGAAGACGACGAGTCTCGAATTGCCAGTTTGCATTACTTTGCTGAATCTAgaaacagaataaaaacaacaaaattatagaattagttaatattattattcgaCCGTTATGCACGTAAATCTACCCAGCAATACTCGTAGGActgtcaatttaaaaaaaaatctttacccCAACACTGacggagaaaaaaaaactacgacTTGCCAACCCTAAGAATTAGGGTAGAAACTGAAGAGTTGGTACCCTTAAATGCAACTGACAGGATAACGTTAGAAAATCATTAATATCCAATACAGTAGTAGATACCTCGTAAGCCGATTTGCTCAAGCAATTCTCTTCCATAGCACACTGTAGTTGGTACATGGGCACATCATGCAGGTGTGCGGTGCGCTCTATAGCAGTTGTGTCCAGAAGTAGATCTGCTAGATGCTGCGTGCAGACTACAGCTGCTACGTGACCTGGAaaccaataaattatttaaaactattaatcattcttgttgtaatttttttcatgatCATATAATtggaatattgtaaatataatctcGTCTAATAATCTGCCTCAACCAATGGTCTTTCATATCACTCTGTACCTTACTTCGGTTCTTatccttcttcttcttctttccaGGCACATGACACCCACTACTGGCCATAGGCATCCCGCGAAGATCAACACGATGATAGGATCGTGGTTATGAACAATTAAAAACCTACCGTCTAACATTATTGTTGCAAAATCTTGGAATCTAGgtgctaattttatttaatataagtagCTTTTTAAGTATTGGATGTTTAAGCATCAGCACCGGAATATTGAttagaatattatttcttcCTTACCATTTTCTCCAGGACATTCCACCTCACCGAATTCGCTGTGCTTGCATATAAATAGATTCGTTTCATTTCCTTCACACTGAACTCCACTAAGCACTATTCTGGATGAACCAAAATAATCAGTTTGTAAAGCTTGCTCCGCGTAGCCCAGTGCCAAATGTCTGCAAACAGCTGATGCTTCGTAGATTGTCCAGCCATCAGGACAAATACTGCCCCAGAATCCATGCTGATAAATCTGTGAAAAGCCAATGActagacaaaatattttactgaatTATAACTTgaacttttaatttagtttaataatggATTTCTTAAACTTCTGCAATCCTTTGAAGAATAAATTAGCACCCTTACCTCAACTCTTCCCTCATTAGAATTTCTTCCACCTACAAGACGTATGCTAGTTCTCCGTATATCTAATACACGGTGAAGTGCTATTTTATTCTTCTTCTTCACGTCCAATGATATAGGAACTACTTCCTTGTCTCTACAAATAACACCAGCTGCTTCACCGCTGTCACAGTCAGATGATCCCCATCCACTGAATATGCATTGAGTTACTGATTCCTCATTACCTTCACATACTACGTCGTCCATCCAATATTTccctaaaattaaaaagcacgACGTTAACGTAATATATACGCCacgttatacaaaattaatgtttgcccaaattaatactttttcgAATTGAACAGAAATTAAAACGACTTTAAAGAGAAGTTAACTGCTGCTCACAGACACGCTTATATGCAACACGCAAGAGTTGTAGATGCGATGCCTACCTTTGCCATTGTTATCGATAGCGGTAAGGATGGGCGCTACTGATGATAaagtaagttaattaaaaagtgtttttactTCTCGCTTCTCCAAATTGTCCGCCGTGTGTCGGTACACCAGTCTTGTTGTATGATTTACAGACGACCAGCGCCGCGGCATGATCCCACGAGTCGTCACAAATAGCACCCCATCGACCAGCGTGGTAGATGTACACGTTACCTGTTAATTGTTGAAATCAAAATGTTGACGTAGGTTTCTACAGCCGAAACACTGGTACATACAAAAGCATGATTCATCATCTTCATCTCTGTCCTTATCTTACTCTTTGTGGGGACACAACATTTTTTGCCAAATTTTTGTCCTCCACATCAAACCATCGTTACATTTCACGGAATCAATCCATTTTATCCTAGGCTTACCTCTAtcgttacatttatatttaagttctTCTAGCCACTTGCAATTCTTTCTTCCTCATAAAATGCACACATGCTAAACTACAGTCAAACTGAGAAAATTTGATGgattgcatattttttaaattcattgtaaatgtgatagtttaatttttaaaattcaactatgtcatttttaaattatttatcataaaatataagatcaaattatatttaaatcggAAGCTTCTTACCTTCAAATTCATTAGCACCGCCGACTAATTTCAATTTCCCTTCCAAATGTTTTCTTcgatttattagtttttgtataaaattcgCTCGCTCGGACCTTTGGGCCTCGTCTAAATCCCTACTTAATGctgattgaaataataaaacgagtaaaattttattatacattatttctattgtttatttgttttctttacattatgtatttgataatttaaatttatttagtttggtTTTAAATAATCGATCTTTAAGCTGCAGACTTTCAGCTGTACCAAAGAttcgttataatttttcaatattacttaatttctgtaaaacataacctcaaaatcactttaattttatagaagtGCAAAATTTAActacattattaaatcaattttaaaaacaaaaataaatatattaaaaaaattacacaataatttaaatatttcgtatAACCGTAAAGGCAGTTAAAAGTTCTGACATCAAACGCACAACTGAATTGCAGACGTATTTCTAATTGTTAACGAACTGTGATATTAGTTCAATGTCAAGAAACTATGCCTCTGAATTACGTTTAGATATTATAGTTTAGCGCTTTGATGTCTCTACAAAAGATTCAAGTTCGAAGCAAAGATGATTTGTatgatttttaacattaaaatagtagGTTTTTAAAATGAGTATCTATATTAAATGTTCTTACTATTATCTAGAGCGTCTTTAACtcaattttttgtatttttatgaagtcaatacaataaaataacttctaaTTTTCGTAGAAACAATGAGAGGCTAGTTAAAAAACTTACACACAAAAACTTACATACAAAACTTAAGTGTTAATTATCGAAATACTGGTATGAAATTAGTACATGACGCACATTAGGAGAAAAGTTTTACATTCTCGTCCGCGGATTATTGTACTTGTGACAAAAagtaaaactaatattataaatgtgaatttgcaatgtttgtttgaaaggtattaccggaacggctgaacggatcttgattaaattcgGCACtgaagtagaacatagtctggaagaacgtataggttattacgtttttttaattccgctcgaACAGAAtcacgagcgacagctagttttatatatctaaaattttaatttgttactaaatattttgaagttaCTTTTAAAGCTTCTAAATTAGTTTCTCTTTGCCGTAGTCATTAAAGTAATGCAGAGTTACGCCGAAATAAATGTGACATCGCATTAATGAGAGCAATTGACGCCATGCAGTGTGACCGATTCAATTGACACAAATATTAAGACGAATGGAATTGTTCATGCAAGTTACTGGAATTTTCATTTGATAACTGTTAATTGTTACTCTGTCTAATATATTTGTAGGAAACATCGCGTATAAAAAGAATACAATGTTCAATGTTACTGTAAAATTGTGGATATTGTTTTTTGGACTGAATGGACTTAGATTTAACATATTTGGGAAGCTTCTTCTTGAtcgtaattttatacaaataaaatgattaataCGCCGCCATACACTTAACGTAAGCTTCCATTTCTGAAACATCTGTATaataaggcccttcgtacacaagataACGTAAATTGAAGAAACTAATATTGAATGGTTGCGTCACGAGAATCGCGTTACACGCGCtccgtacacacaacgttgaatcgttAACGAAAACTATTTGCTCAGTACAGGTATTGCGGCTAAATGTCaactgtatatataaatttggtccgccatcttgaatttttttttctatgataGTGTTCGAGGaatgataatgtttttgtttcagtTTTTGACAATGCAAACACGCACATATCACGAGCCAAGCTGTATTGAACTATCTATAGCAGTCAATCAGTGCAACGTTTATTTAATCTAAGATCAGGGCTGTGCTatctttattgatttatatatgaGCGAGACCTTTATTATATGCcgcttatttaaatataacgacCTTATTCCAATTTTCAACTCAAGACCTGCAGATgacaagtcaagtgtttaacccaTGAGCCACGGACGTTCTTTAAAATTACGCTAtgtagaaaatgaaaaaatagaattataatttacaaatactgagaaattaaaaaaatatatatatcctTGCATGTAACAAAGAGAAGAGAGacgtagtaaaaatattaaatccgTAACACAATAGGGGAGGGCTCGCTGCTCGTCAAAATGAAATCCAAAGTAAATATATCGTCTTTTAAAGAGATCTCGAGCTTGCGCGATGGCCACGAGATAAattacgataaaaataaaatactgtagAAAATACCATGGAAAATACTTTAGAATaagtattaagttttatatttattttactactttGAAAAACAACTGCAACACAGCTTATACCTGTAATCCCCagttagggttgccaggtcgccaaacctaatAACTtaacagaccagccagtttggtcggacatttgggtagaaaggccGGACACGACCAAACGACCATCCGTTGACTCTCGTCGCCGGCGCACGGCCACTTTTGTTtgcgaaatgtaaaaagcctaacaaaagccgaaCAACCCggacaccgtttattttggccggacacgcaattaAAAAGCCTatctatgtccggctttaacGCTACCCCCAGTGTTAGAGATGGACTACGGActgtatattttcattttgcactgtctttttgtttgtttcgtATGTAACGATACCATTTTTTATTGAGTATTTCGTCAACGTGGACGGTATAAAATCGATAAGGACGACCTACCATATACTTTCGCTACAAGTTTGAAATtgtggtattatttttgatttttatcacTGGACCTTGAAACCTTGAATTGCTTTGCAATTTTTGGTAAAGAAAATTggatttaacaatttttagcTTTAATATTTGGTATTATTGTAGTAATGGTGGTTCATTGttcttataaaatgaattctgTGTAACCAAAAATGTCTTCTTTAATTTAGGGTAAAAGTAATTCCGGTAATATTTTATGGTAAATTACTTTCCTTCCGtttgtaagataaattaatatacagcTTTTAAACTCCGATTTAAATCGCGGGACCtccttttattctttttggtTTGATATTACTATAATAGAAGTTGAATAACAATAATGTAACatagtgaaaataattcaataacgTTATTGTGAGACTATagatatactagcttttacccgcaactccgtccgcgtggaataaaaaatagaaaacggggtaaaaattatcctatgtccgtttcctggttctaagctacctgcccaccaattttcagtcaaatcagttcgaccgatcttgagttataaatagtgtaactaacacgactttctaactatatatagaagatgatTATGGAGGTAGATATTCTCTTGGCGCAATCTTAGCATTTATCTCTTGATGCATTATAACCGCCGATTTAAACTGTCCAAGCAtctacacaaataaaaacattctaTCATACGAAAAGAGTTATATCTCTTATGATATGTCTtaagatgtaactcttttcgtaTGCAGGTTCGTATGAAGCATTTCagaaagtatttaaaatgctaCAATGTTGACGTTAAATTTAGGTATGAACGAATCACGTCGAGAATTAAAGCCGGACTATGAATGTGAACAAAGTTCATTATAACGAAAGTAGTTAAGCTGAGGCTACATTGAGTGCAAGCTCATTGAAGTTGCAATGCTACGTGCTttgttatacatattaatgtcAGTTGAAACTTtgttagatatatttttatattttactagtttctttttaatcatAGAAGTTGAAAATAAGCAAACGATCTGTTTTCGGTAATATAGTGAAGTGACACAGCCAATAGACATCCCGCAAGAACTTAGATGGTTGCAAATGTCCTGCCTACGTTTTAAGTACAGATTATACCTACAGATACAGAATATACCTACAGATACAGAATATACCTACAGATACAGAATATACCTACAGATACAGAATATACCTACAgatagagaatatttccccttccaaattacaaaagatttaacaataaaatttaaatgtataattggAAGCtgatagtattttatattattaagtaacttATGAGCAAGCGTTCACCTGAATTCTCTGAAATTGTGAAgcggatttatttttatatcgctACCCGTAAGAATTATTCAAGAAATTCTACTATTTGACTATACGAAAACTAAAGGATAGTTTTACAGTTTCAACGACAAAGATTATTTcaaatgaacaaaattttgtatacttaATTTTGCTGGGGTCCTGAAGGAAATAGGTCTATAAggaatgttacatttaaagtttacaTGCCTTGTTTCATAACTGTAATTACgaataactttgttaattagtaaaataattagataatagtatgtatttttttaaaccatatGAAAGTTAgagattaaaaaagaacataaataCAGACGAATTAATCACTCTCTTTTTACATTcggttaaaaaatttaatatatctttgattaatattatgaatacgAATGTTTCATTAAATGGTCCGTTTAATATTGTCCGTTTCCGTTTAGTTAGGAACCGCATAAAGctcaatttattttgtgattaAAAAATCTGGACTGTTCTCCGGTCTGGCCTGTTTGAACAGACTTTTAAAAGGCTAAACGGATATGAATGAATTTTAACACAGGCATAGATTACTGTCTGGAATGACGCATAGTCTactaagtgtttttttatccgCGATGAAGTTGTAAGAAAAAGCTAGTAACGTTATAACAATGCAGTTCTGCGACTTTTTTTGGTAGTTTTCAAAGGTTTGAAAGATGGAACTATCTAAGTTACCTGTCGCAAAAGTTAATATCAAAGGTTCGATAAACTTTCTATTACTAAATTGTTTTTCCAAATATCGTAATGAAgcgcgaaattaaatttgttcatAAGTTTGGAAGAGATTCTACATCATTGTCGAAGCGGGTTCAATTTAATGCGAGAATTGTTCCAAGCATTCAACCATCTTAATACTCGTATGTGAGTTGGTACACGCTTGAAAAAATTTCATCGTAAACAATTTAGAACGTTGTctgtataaactttaatacattAACAACTTAAGTCTCGAAAATGGTACATTACCACAGGACACATttcatcaaacatatttataaagctAAGATTAGCATATTCATAAAGCtttcatttgttaaatttgaaatgtctTGGATAATCAAGTCACCAGTAATGTTTTGTACACAAAGCAACGTAAATGGATAGTAATATTGTATCCTTGTGTCGCGTGTACCGCGTTGCGCACGTTCCGCACGCATTAACGTTGAATCTTCGACGTGTGTCGTCTATTCAGTACAGGCATAGcgagtacattttttttatatcgaaaggtggcaaacgagcaaatggATACCTGGATTCGCTTAAATAGCGAGGCGAACGTTGCCCATACACATCCGCAAAtgaagatgcgttgcctacctttaatcaacgaagaagaagacgcacagaaagagttTCCCTTCCTATTCGTTGGCAAAGTCTACTAAGGAATTTGTTTTCACAAAAGTAATACTACTGATTATTTATCTAGCTGTTATCCAGAAATACGCTTTGAGGGGTTTGTAAATAAGACAAAACTCGTTTAACAAAGGAGGTATcgcattgttttgtttttatcggCGGCACTACTATGTCCCGAGATACTTGTTTAGAGAGTAATAACACCGTTATGGTGTAAATCAGCCGTATCCATTTGGCACTTAAAATATTGTCCCCTGTGTCGAGTTAAGGCCCATAAATGTCACCCTTAGTCACAGGGAAAAGTAATTCGACTGCTTAATCAAGACATTACCTTCCTTTACcttataagataaattaattttcttattttggaTTTCCAATTAACTGCCGCtcttatgaattattttattattttcgaattttatactaataattataataattataaactagcttttgccagcgactccgtccgcgcggaattaaaaaaaaacataaaaagtagtctatgtgttcttccagatccgttgagccgttctggagataccttcaaacaaacatccatccatccatccatctaaacactcgtatttataatattagtgagatgtgaaagtttagatggatggatggatgtttatttggatgaaatttggaataggGATAGATTATAGGCCGGATTACCGCATACActattaattaagatatttttaattgcgaatagagttgcgggcgacagcaagtTAAGTCTATAAATAAGAtaggaaattattttgttccgCAGAATAAATCTCGCGTCACGCTATCTcttttcaaagttttattcACCAAAGcatacgtttttaattaaaagagtaTTTGAGCTAtcggtattttttaaaattaatatgtaattttattttaactttgcaatcaaatagataataatatgtcgTTGTCGTCAGCTTATATATGTTCCCACCCATGGACTTGAAGCCTACCCAAGTTAGGATTGATTACGCCATAGGCaatcacgctggcccagtgcgggttcagatatatgcaggttgaatcatgatgttttccttcaccgtaagaaagaATAAATGAtattcgaaaatcgaaaaccaCATTGGAACAT
Protein-coding sequences here:
- the LOC106707345 gene encoding lysyl oxidase homolog 2B, with product MYNKILLVLLFQSALSRDLDEAQRSERANFIQKLINRRKHLEGKLKLVGGANEFEGNVYIYHAGRWGAICDDSWDHAAALVVCKSYNKTGVPTHGGQFGEARRKYWMDDVVCEGNEESVTQCIFSGWGSSDCDSGEAAGVICRDKEVVPISLDVKKKNKIALHRVLDIRRTSIRLVGGRNSNEGRVEIYQHGFWGSICPDGWTIYEASAVCRHLALGYAEQALQTDYFGSSRIVLSGVQCEGNETNLFICKHSEFGEVECPGENGHVAAVVCTQHLADLLLDTTAIERTAHLHDVPMYQLQCAMEENCLSKSAYEIQQSNANWQFETRRLLRFTASSLNIGNAEFRPYLPKHLWQWHLCHMHYHSMEVFATFDILDEAGTRIAEGHKASFCLEDNTCLPGIERKYSCKNYGDQGVSVNCSDVYHYNIDCQWVDVTDVEPGQYTFKVAVNPHARVAEQQYHNNAASCSLTLTDTYAAVYGCRLERP